In Halichondria panicea chromosome 5, odHalPani1.1, whole genome shotgun sequence, the genomic stretch CTAAAACACACATCAGTCACAGTAAGCCAGTCACATcgtatgtgacaggctctgggaaaacagaccaattggagcagatattggtattgagcaatagccagatttatagactacagtgtataatctcataattttttttcttggattatagttatctacagtctttatactacctctctgcaaaatctgatgctctgaatccaactctttccaccaaagcgctttgtctaagcagccaccattaccttacttttcccaatttagcaatctttgagtgggcgtttctcaatactgctgttttacaacttcgagtttctaacgcgcataactcaggcatggaacgagatatgtgcaaactaagcaCATCAATacgtaggcaattctttgctctatcatctggtatatagatcgcaaaaattatagcttgcgccaattggtctgttttcccagagcctgtcacgtATATGTAACAAGACAATAACAAATTACCCCTTGGCATGGCGTTATTGGAGAAAATGGGGGAGCAGTTGGAGAAGTAGGGGACCGTGTGCAGCCATCTTCTAGGAATTCCTCCATCTCAGAAGGAATGTAACCCCCACTTCGTAAATACTCCGAACACTCACCTGCTTCAGGTGGGGAGCACTTGTTATCCCTATATACACAACAGTTGTTGGTACAGTTTGGTACAGTTTTAACGCACAATCTAATAAATTACCTGACACAAGCTTTGATGTGGCTTCTCAACAGGTGCATTGGTACTGCATTGGTACTGACTTCTCGCAGTGCATACACTTTTCAACAGGAGCTATTCCCTACAATAAACAATGCCCAGTAAACAATAACACAAAAGTCACACAACTAAATAGCATACCAAGTCATCTTTGTCCACTAGTGGATCCAATGACAGGTCTTTCTGAATCGGCCTAACAAACACTTTAGCCTGGCCAACAATACGACGCAGATACTCTGCAGTGTATCCGCCAGATGGTGGGCTAATGACAAATAGCTCTCGATTGTTGTGTTGCTGGGTGCGTAGTAACTCGTAGCCACCAGCGTTGCGTAACTTTGGAAATGCACTGGTGATTTCATCATGAAATTCGAAAGGCTCTCCAAAGTCAAGGAATGGTATCTTTTTCGGACCTAGACCTGCCCTGATTAGATCAATTTTCTCCATTGACGAAGGTGGAGTCAACTGGCCACAACTAGCTAAACAGATGAACTCGTGCTCCCAAAGGCTAAGTTTCACTTTTTTGTACTTTTTGGGCCCTTTTCCTTTTCTTTGCATCCAGGATGGCCGTTGCACTTGCGCAGTGTTACGACCAAGCATTTGTGAGCGAGGTTGCATCATCTGCTGATGCTGGAGAGGTTGCACACCACGATTAGCAGGTTGCATCATCTGCTGGAGAGGTTGCAGACCACTCACTTGATTAGCAGGTTGCATCATCTGCTGGAGAGGTTGAACACCACTCGGTGCTTGATTAGCAGGTTGCATCATCAGCTGGAGAGGTTGCAGGCCACTCCTTTCTATGAGGTGCCAAATGAGTCAAAATGAATTTGCCTAGGTCTCCGCACAAACTTTGCTAGGACCTCCTATATGCTATATAGGAGGTCctatatactatataggaactcttatatactatataggaTCTCCTATATGCTATATAGGAACTcttatatactatataggaTCTCCTATATGCTATATAGGAACTcttatatactataatagGATCTCCTATATAGGATCTCTTATATGCTATATAGGAACTcttatatactatataggaTCTCCTATATGCTATATAGGACCTCCTATATGCTATATAGGAGGTCctatatactatataggaactcttatatactatatagtATATAGGATCTCCTATATGCTATATAGGAGGTCctatatactatataggaactcttatatactatataggaTCTCCTATATGCTATATAGGAACTcttatatactataatagGATCTCCTATATGCTATATAGGATCTCTTATATGCTATATAGGAACTcttatatactatataggaTCTCCTATAATTTATGCTTATATAGGAACTcttatatatactataatatagGACCTCCTATATGCTATATAtgtagtagtctcatgaatcagccgcacctctcggtgcggctgattcatgagactatattattatatgtagGAGGTCCTATATATAAGGAACTCTATTATAGGATCTCCTATATGCTATGTAGGAACTCTTATAATACTATTATAGGacctcctataattatgctatatagGAGGTCCTATAAATACTATATAGGATCTCCTATATGCTATATACGAAATAGGAACTCCTATATAATAGGATCTGCTATTATACTAGGAACTCCttctaattattataaaaactgcatgtataataattgtaattattatatgcatgcatccaTGAGTGCGAATTAAATTACgaagaagtataattataatatacccTTACTATAAATAATACTATTGACTTAAAAATTGTCCCACTGTAAGCAAAGTGTTCATGTATAAATCGGCACCAAAAGAATGTGACTGCTGAAGGGGGTTTACAGAAAACAAAGAAGATAACTCGAGATCTGAAAGGGGATTTTTGGTCTGGGGTACATCCATTAATTCATTCCCCTCTTCAACATCATCATCCTCGACCCCATACTGGTTTGGATCAACATTTAGATCAAACAAAGGGTTTCCAATTGAGAAAGCCGTATACAGTTGTATTGGAGACCAGTTTCCTTCTGTTGACAAGGAGTGGTGGTTCCAGCCCTCACGGAAAGCATCGAGTGATTTATTTATTCTTGGGATAAAAACGTATTGAAGACAAAAAAGATCAGTATCATTTTCCACATCCAAAACACCACTAATTTCCAACTGCTTGAACACAGTAGCATATGTAGATACAACACTTGATCTCACATCTCTCCACAATCGTTCTATCCGACAATTATGGACACTACTACCAGCAATATAAGCATTTGTGTCTTCACCTCTAATAGCGACCATGTGCCTCCACATATCTACATTTTCTCCTCCTTTATCTGTACGCAGTCTTAGTGGACATCCATATTCCCTAATCGCTGGCATAAAAAGGTTGTAAACTGTTTCAGCACGATTATTGTCCGAGCACTTTAGAAAAGTAACTAGACGAGAAAATCCGTCTATTGCACCGTGAATTACTAGTCTATACCTAATTAGTTTATGGTGCCCATCTGCATGCCATAGGTAGTTAGGACCTGGGACATTATAAACCCGCCTCTGAATTCTTCGAGAAGTAGTGCTATGTCCTCGTATCCGATGAATGCTTTCTCGAAGGCGACGTTGTTGTATGCTAACACTTTGTGACTTCAGATATCCAGCTAACATAACTTCCCCTGCGGTAGGGAATCGATCAATTATTTCTCTCACAATATTATTTCTCTCACAATAGTGTCCACTTCATCATCGTTAATGTTTTGATGGAACTTGGACAAATTCCAGTTTTTTGCTCTTCTTTGTAGTGTTTTGACAGAGACATCGAGAATTGCTGAGATATCTTTCCATTTAAAATTAGCAGATAGTAGGAAGTTTAGATGACGTTTATCAACTTTCAGAGGTGGTCTACCCTTTGGTGAGGGATTCATAACTAACTTGATAGGCTTTGTGAGGAGAGTATTTTAATTCACTTTGTTTCAGTACAATGTAGATAAACTCTATTTAGAGCACAATTGATTCCAGCACGTGTGAATAAACTCTATTTAGAGCACAATTGATTGACCACGTGTGTTGATCAACAACAAGCCAGAGGATAATTATGTCAGACAATGCTGCATACGAGGCTATATCAAGAGCAGTCTCAGATGCTGTTCTAATTGGTGTGAATTGGTGTGAGAGAAGGCCTTAGTGGACAACAAGGTATGCTTACTTATTTCTAGGCCTCCTGTAAAGAAGGGCTATTAAGATAATCATTCTGCACGCAGCAAAATAGTTTTGGAATCATAATTACTAGAGTGGTTCTCGAACTTTGGAACAGTTGAATAGGTGTGGTTTAGCTACtacatctagctagctgtggttCTACCtatacctacctacctacctacctgtaCCTACCCCCGAGGCCACGTGCATTTTAATTATCTAAGCACAATTTTGAAATTAAAATTAGAGCAGCAgaacaaaaattaaattaaagGTGAAGGGTGCAATCAATCATATAATATATCATATATGTATTTTAATTATACTGCCATGTGTATTTTCTCAGGAACTTTGCATTCGAGGGCTGCATTGCTAGGAGAGAGCTCTACGGCCAACAACTCATTTTCATCACCGATGGCTGCATCTCTAGGAGAGAGCTAACTGCCAGTAACTCATTTTCTGCATCTTTTTTGTCATCAAAGCCAGACAAAAAACGAAAGCGTTCACTGCCTTCTGTGTTTGAGAAAAAGAAACAAAAAAAATCTAGCAGCAGCAAGAAGACGACATCCTTTTATGTCAGAGATATTGAGGTAATACCAAGGGAATGGGGTAAAGACCACAGCCATGTACCAATTCCACGCATGGAGAAAAGGAAGATACTATCTGATGCTGGCCTTTTGGGAAAGTTCGAATTTAATTCGGATATGAGTGCTGATGACGTATCAAAAGAAATTTGCACAGTGTTTTCTCAACCTTTCCAACTATCCTTGAGTCTCATTGAAAGGGGAGAGCGTTTCAAGTTTAAATATCTTCAAAAATCTGGCGAAGGTACACGGTCGCTCTGCTGTCCGACGGTAAAAGAAAATTTCGAGTGGACAGGGCGAGTGGTTTCCACGCTAGCCAAAAGTGGGGGATGCATCTATTTGCTTGCTGATGAAACTATAGAGTGTCTCTATGACGTGAGTTTAAAATGTGACTTAGCAAAGTCTCGGTGTAAAATGTGTACTGCTGATactatacaataattttttatcACCCAGAACCAGCATTTGAGCAGTGATGAGGATAGCATAAATCTTCCAACTTATAAGGACGAGATAGAAAGCAAATCTCCTCTGCAGTCAACTCTCCCTCTGTCCACGTCCACTACATCTGTGCAGCCAGCTGATATTATTGTGATTGACTCAGAATCTACCTCCAAGCCAAGTACAAGCTCTCACTTACCTTTGGAAGACAATGAGCCTACGCCACAATTCCAAGCAGCCGATGAGCCTGCTAGATCACAGTTCCAAATAGCAGAGGAATATCAGCCCCAAATACAAGCAGGGTCACAGGAAGACCTGATCTCAATGTTTGAAACAAAATTTTCCCAGTCACAAATTTCAACCATTTATCGCTTGTTTGGGCACGATTTTGACGCAGCTGTAGAATGCCTTTGTGTTGGCCCTACCCAAGAAATGCTTCTAAAGCCAGTGAAAGATTCCTTTGTCGATGGGAGGTCACACAAGATACACGTTGATTCTAATGATATATGGTTGGACTTGGTTGGAGCATACAAGGCAGGAAATATCGAGTTTTGCAGGCCGTCAAGGATTTTACTCGACAACTCTCCAGCTATTGACACTGGAGGTGTGCGACGTCAAGTTTtcaatgatgtgtttcaagcTTTCGCCGATAACAAGCACATTACCTTGTTTGAAGGTCCACCGAGGTATCTCAGGCCAATCAACAGCATTGAAATCCAATCCACTGGGATAATGAAAGTCCTTGGGCAAATGATTTCTCATTCTATCGGCCAGGACGGAGTTGGCTTCCCCTACCTATCACCAGTCTGCTTCTGGTACATGGTTGGTGGTATGGATGAAGCACTTCCATATGTCACGAAAGATGACCTGTCTCATGCTGTGCATTTAGTCGTAGAGGAGGTACGTATGCACATTATACAGGTTATGTATATGTAATAATGGATATGCTCTCATTTTTTAGATTGGTGAGATTAACAAACAGGAAGATGTCAATGAGTTACTGTCAAAGGATTACGTATTGgatgttttgcagcagtgtgtCGTGACCACACCGTTGACAGTGAGTTAGCtgcttttgtgtgtgtgtgtgtgtgtgtgtgcgttgtgtttgtgtgtgcgtctgtgtagactgctacagctgctcagggATCAATGAAGGAgtttcgttctcgagttatgcctagttttgcttacttggaataatattattattgtagccTTTTCAGTAGCAAAACTGTCTATGGAgtgtagttagctctgcactagaacactagctgaGAAGAGACTCTATtaaattttagacttgaacttttggtatcaaacaacaatcatggtcgatcactACCCACTCCTTGAATGCAATTATGTGTTGAAcactttatgttatgtatatagctttagcacctccactgaggcgccagcacccgcagtgctttcattatgatcactatatatacatttgcTTGTAGGTTGACACGAAGTCTCAAGTAGCACAAAGCTTGCTTATGTCAGATGCTTTGTACCAAAGAAAGCCAGTTTTTGACAGCCTAGCTGAAGGTCTGAAGGCCTGTGGCATCCTTAAGCTGATGAGGAATTTCCCGAGTTGTTTTGTCTCGCTTTTTGTTAGTACTGGTGATTTGTCCAATGATGATGTGTGTCAGGCACTCTACAATAATCAACCTACGGAAGACCAAGACATTGCAATCAAGCACTTGACAAAGTTCGTGAAGAATCTCGATCAAGAGGGTAAGCTATGCATAGGTGCATGTGCATACCTATCATGTGCATACCTATCAATCACTTGTGGGCTTTAATTAGAAAAAGCAACACAAGGTATTATCCTAACCAttttgttttataattatgtaggtttGGTGACATTTGTGAAACACGTCACAGGAATGAACTTTGTCAAAAAAAGAACCATCCACGTCACGACTGTGCCTGACGCAAGGGGTGCTATAACTGCTCATGTTTGTTCAAACTCTATCACACTTCCAGCAGGAGTTTTTGTCTCTACACAGGAATCATATGATCTGTTTGTGCAAGCAATGATGTCAATACTTGCTTGCAACTCATTTAACACTGTTTAAGTCGCGGGAACTTATTGAACTTATTATTATGCTGGGTTGGAacttattattaattttatgattggACTCGGCTCATTATTATGATTCCATTTCCATTTGTTTTGTCATGATTGATAGGCATATAATAGTTCTTATTATATGCACTTCGTATTTATATCCAGGAAGTCAAGttcaatttttttttaatatttatatatttatatagcctattaattttaagtatacatgtatgcaggaggtcctataattatactatacaagAGTTCCTATATAGGAGATCCTATACATAGTATATAAAGAGTTCCTATATAGCATATAGGAGATCCTATAATAAgagttcctataattatagcatatatatatatataagaatatatatatatatatatatatatatatataagaatTCCTATATAGGATCtcctatatagtatatagGACCTCCTATATAGCATATAGGAGGTCCTATATAGCATATAGGAGAtcctatatagtatataagAGTTCCTATATAGCATATAAGAGAtcctatatagtatataagAGTTCCTATATAGCATATAAGAGATCATATATAGCATATAGGAGAtcctatatagtatataagAGTTCCTATATAGCATATAGGATCTCctattatagtatataagagttcctatatagtatatagGATCTCCTATATAGCATATAGGAGGTCCTATATAGCATATAGGAGATCctattatagtatataagAGTTCCTATATAGCATATTGGAGAtcctatatagtatataagagttcctatatagtatatagGACCTCCTATATAGCATATAGGAGGTCCTAGCAAAGTTTGTGCGGAGACCTAGGCAAATTCATTTTGACTCATTTGGCACCTCATACCTTTCAGGTTGCATCATCTGCTGACGCTGGACACCCCTTCCTGCATATCAAAAACATAGCATGTGAATTCCCAAAGTGATTATATTATGCTCTCACTTATGAGAGTTTTATTCTGCTGCATACTATTTTTGCTCTATAAGGTTAAGGGTACTTCCAAAGCTCTTacgacattaatttttagaccccccccccctcttaaCATCACAAGTTTTGACACACTAGTTATTGCATGGTCACAGACCAATATCTTAACATCACAAGTTTTGACACACTAGTTATTGCATGGTCACAGACCAATAGTTAAATCCCTCTAGCTCTAACTCTTCGTAATATAAATGATGATACTATAAATGATGATACTATAAACGTAATCACACCTGCAACGTAATCACACCTGCACTTCTTTCAGGAAGTCTTGTAAGAGCCTGCCTCAAGAAGTTTCTCGTAGCTTCCACTCCATCTGTATTATATGGATAACCGTTTGGGTTTCCAGTAGCCATGTCACGATCACACTGTCACGATCACACTGCTAACAGAAGACTAACAGATAACAGTATCTTTGGTCTATGACTGAGCCACGTGTTGAAGCttattgcgcatgtgcactaaaggttaaagtacatgtactttaacCTTAGGATTtatttgggggtactctttttatttgggggtactctttttatttgggggtactctttttatttgagggtactctttCCAATAGAAGAGAGTAGTTAGTTTAGTAGCTAAACAATTATTTTTTGGACCTAAACTGATAAGTGTATATATTCAGTTTTTATACCAGTTGACAAAAAGACCCCTGAATATATATTTTCCATACCCCAGTTGACaaaaagtgtacccctgaatgtttattttctataccagttgacaaaaagagtaccccctagATACAAATACATATATACTCTAATTTTGGCACTAATATTGCGCCATACGCTATTTCTTATAGGCGCTAACAAATAATAGAATAATAGCATGCTATTTCTTATAGgcgctattattgctattattgctaattAAATAACATAATGCTGCATTTGTATTTCTTGCATGTGTATTATCATTGCTATCTGCTCCCCCATAGCTGAGACTGTTAACAGAAATGAGAAATATGACTGTACATAAAATACATGCATAACTGAAGTTTTACTGAGATATATAGAAGAGGACAATGAgaggataataattataagtaaacTTCTTGTAAACTTCTTGTGAAACTTCTTGTGAGACGAATATTGTGGAATTTAAACCGACCGAGCCACTTGAAAGCTTGTTCAGCACATTCAGTATTTACCCCGTGGATTTCGCTGAAAGCAGAAAGATGAGGATGGTATTGACACAGGGGGTTCTCAGGACATACAACCCAGCTCAGTGTGCTTGTTACAATGGAACAAATCAACCAAAAACCTGACTTTAAGCTCCCAACGATCCTTTGGCTTCCAAATTCTTCCATACCCTAAATGTCATACCCTTAATACCTCAATCTTTCAAGATTCCTACCAAACGTAATGTATAGGAAAATGTATAGGAAAATGTAAGCATGTATAAAGTTTCCACATGGTCTTACAACAGCGAAAAGTCCGGCAGTTCGGTCATAAAAACGATTGATATTTCCAGCTTTCTTACAACCCGTGTTAGGAAGAGGTGCTTGTTTTGTTTTCGCCGTACATACTGGTGATCCATCAAACTTGGAACAAGAGAAGTGGACTCCTCGCAATGTGCTGGGCAAAATTTTGATGGTATTTTTACTCTTTCCTCCAAGCACTTTCCTGGTGAATATTTAATACTCGAGTCTCACGATCCTGTCCAGCTTTAGCTTTAGTCTTTGGCAGTGCACACATTGGCCGGCAGATCTCCATCCAAAGAACAGTAacctatgtacatgcatgcatgcgtaaaAATATTATACAGTCACTATAACTTCCAATAACTTAATTATCATGTAAGGTTAGTACAATTATACAGAGTTAGTGTTAGGGGGGTGGTTAGGTAAGGGGTAT encodes the following:
- the LOC135336373 gene encoding uncharacterized protein LOC135336373, with the protein product MATGNPNGYPYNTDGVEATRNFLRQALTRLPERSAGRGVQRQQMMQPERSGLQPLQLMMQPANQAPSGVQPLQQMMQPANQHQQMMQPRSQMLGRNTAQVQRPSWMQRKGKGPKKYKKVKLSLWEHEFICLASCGQLTPPSSMEKIDLIRAGLGPKKIPFLDFGEPFEFHDEITSAFPKLRNAGGYELLRTQQHNNRELFVISPPSGGYTAEYLRRIVGQAKVFVRPIQKDLSLDPLVDKDDLGIAPVEKCMHCEKSVPMQYQCTC
- the LOC135336248 gene encoding uncharacterized protein LOC135336248; this encodes MEKRKILSDAGLLGKFEFNSDMSADDVSKEICTVFSQPFQLSLSLIERGERFKFKYLQKSGEGTRSLCCPTVKENFEWTGRVVSTLAKSGGCIYLLADETIECLYDNQHLSSDEDSINLPTYKDEIESKSPLQSTLPLSTSTTSVQPADIIVIDSESTSKPSTSSHLPLEDNEPTPQFQAADEPARSQFQIAEEYQPQIQAGSQEDLISMFETKFSQSQISTIYRLFGHDFDAAVECLCVGPTQEMLLKPVKDSFVDGRSHKIHVDSNDIWLDLVGAYKAGNIEFCRPSRILLDNSPAIDTGGVRRQVFNDVFQAFADNKHITLFEGPPRYLRPINSIEIQSTGIMKVLGQMISHSIGQDGVGFPYLSPVCFWYMVGGMDEALPYVTKDDLSHAVHLVVEEIGEINKQEDVNELLSKDYVLDVLQQCVVTTPLTVDTKSQVAQSLLMSDALYQRKPVFDSLAEGLKACGILKLMRNFPSCFVSLFVSTGDLSNDDVCQALYNNQPTEDQDIAIKHLTKFVKNLDQEGLVTFVKHVTGMNFVKKRTIHVTTVPDARGAITAHVCSNSITLPAGVFVSTQESYDLFVQAMMSILACNSFNTV